The window CTGCGGGCCTGGGACCTGGGGGCGCGGCCGGCGTCGCCCGGGGAAGCAGCGCAAGCGTGGGCGGCCTGGCGAGGCGGGGAGTTGCCCTCTGAAGGCAGTCCGTTGCTCGCCGGATGGAGCAAGATGGTCTTCGCCCTCTTTGGACCCGATGAAGGCTGGATGCGCGCCGGAAGCGCCCTGGCCGGCGCCCTCACGGTCCTGGCCCTGTGGAACTTTCTACACCCTGCCGGACGCGCAGCCGCGATCGGGGGAGCGATCCTTTGGGCCGTTTCCCCCACCGCCGTGATGGCCGCTCGCTTCCCGGATGGCAACGCCATCGCCGCTGCGACGCTGGCCGCCGCCCTGGCCTTCGGGGGGTTCTCCCATTCAGCCCGCTGGATCGGTCCGGCCGTGGCTCTGGGAATCGGGGTGACAGCCGGGCCGGCCTTCTGGACCGGCGTGCTGGCCCTTCTCCCCGCGCTCGCCCTGGAACCTCCGGATCCCGCTTTTCCCCGCTGGAAGGCCTTGGGGCTTTTGGGCGCCACCGTTCTTTTTGTTGGGACTTGGGGAGGGATTCGGGGGAGCGGCGTCCGAGAGGCCATCGAGATGCTCCCCGCCTGGTGGAGGGGCTTCTCCCCGGAGGGCCTCGCCCTCTGGTGGGCCTCCCTGGCCGCCCTGGTCCGCCTGGAAGCGCCCCTCCTGCTCCTTGGGCTGGCGGGCGCCTTTTTCAGCATACGGATGGGGGATCGGCGGGGGATCGCGGTGGGGGTCAGCGCGGCGCTGGTGACGGTGGTGCGCCTTGCTCGGTTCAGCGCTCCTTTCACGGAGCACGCCGTGGTGCTCCTGCCATGGACGTTGCTGGCCGGGCTGGCGGTTCAGCGGGGATGGGAGGTCCTCGCGCCGGCCCTGCGGGCGGATGCGTCCGGCGTCGGCTTCGGGATCGGGGGGATCGCCATCGGAACGGTTTGGATGGTGCTGCACGTCGAGGCCCCGGATCCATGGATGCGTTGGCTCAGCATAGGAGGTGTCATCGGGGTCCTGATCCTCGCCCTCTTCCTGGTCGAGGGCCTGATGCATCCCGAGGAAGAAAGCCCGCGGGGGAGGGCTCGGTTGTGGAGCCCGGCCTGGGTTGGGATCCTGGGAGCGGTTCTTCTTACAGCGGGCCTGGCCCAGCTGGCGACGAGCGCTGCGCTGATCCGTCGTGTTGATCCGATACCCGGTCTGTCCGAAGCGGAGATGGCTGCCCCGGCCTTGCGGGATTTGGTGGAGACACTGCGGGAGGAGGCCCGATGGCGCCCCGGGGGGCACGGTGCGCTGCGGGTAGGGATCGTGGACCCGGATGAGGAAGCGCCTTTCTGGGAGTGGACGTTGCGGGAGTTCCGCCTGCATCGGGTGAAGATCCTTCGGGATCCTGACGAAGCGGATTTCTGGATCGCTCCGGAGGGGATGGCTCCGGGTCTGGATCCGGTGCGCTGGGTGGGGCGCGTCTTCCCGGCGATGATGGATCTCCGCGGAGCGGAAGGCCTGATCACACGGTATTGGATCCTCTGGGCGCGGGCGCAGTAGAAGTCGCGGCTGAAGCCGCTTCTGCTGCTTCTGTGGTGATGGCCTCTCGACTTCGGCTTATAGCGACCGATTTTCAATCGTCGTTCGAAGCAGCGCCTGGCACGAGAAGCCCTCGCGTGTGCTATAATCCGCCTCCGGCATCTTCGCAGGAGCGGAGCGATGGAGGCAACGATCCGGGTTCCTGCACGATCCCGATGGCGGGCCCTCTGGGAGGATCTGACGCCGGCGGAGCGCCTCGCCTGGGCGATGTTGCTGGCCGCCGCCGTCTTCACCCGCCTCTGGCGCCTGGGGGAGCGGGTGATGAGCCACGACGAAAGCCTCCACGTCTACTACGCCTATGAGCTCTTTAAAGGCAAAGGTTTTCAACATACTCCCCTTATGCACGGTCCCCTCAAGTTCCATCTCGACGCCCTCGCTTATCTTCTGTTCGGGGCGGACGATTTCACCGGACGCCTTCCCGTGGCCCTGGCCGGGATCGCCCTGGTGATGCTGCCCCTCTTCATGCGCCGCTGGTTGGGTCGCTGGGGCAGCTTTGCCGCTTCTCTCTTTTTCTTGATCTCCCCGATGGTGATGTATCACAGCCGCTACATCCGCGACGAGGGCCTGATGGCTCTGTGGGCGGTCCTCACCGTCTGGATGATCTTCGCTTATATGGAAACCCGACAGGACCGCTGGCTCTACGGCTTGGCGGCGATCGTCGCCCTCTTCTACACCACCATGGAGGCGGCCTTCATTTACCTGGCCATCTTCGGCCTGCTGCTCTTCCTCGCCTGGACCACAGCTGTCCTCCGGGATCCCCGCTGGTCCGGGGAGGACCGCCTGATACTGGGAGGGGGGACTGCGCTGCTTCTCCTCGGGGGTGGGCTGGCGCTGTGGGGGCTGGAGCAAAACGCGACGAAGATCCCCATGGCCTTCCTCTGTCAGCCGGAGTCCATCTCCGAATGGGGCCAGCGGTGGGCTCTGGCTGGCGGGTTGATCGCTCTGGCCGGGGTCGGGATCCTGGTGTGGCGGCTGGCGGAATGGGGGCGGGCCCGCTTGCAGGAGCAGCCGACCTTCAACCTGATGATCGTCATCGGGGGTCTGAGCCTGTGGATGCTCTCCCCTGCCGCCCTGATCTGGCTGAATCCCGTTTCGCAGCTCCTCTTCGACCGCGTCTTCGTCCCCGTGTCGATCTTCGAAAGCGGCTCTTTCAGCGGGATCACCGGGGAGATGATTCGAGTCCTTGTCCTCTTCTTGCTCTTCGGGGCCCTGAGCACCGCCCTCGGGATGGCCTGGGATCCGGGGCGCTGGCTGATCCTCATGGGGATCTTCTTCGGGATCACTCTCCCGCTGTTCACGACTTTCTTTACCAACGGCGCAGGGATCGCCACCGGCTACATCGGCTCCCTGGGCTACTGGATGGCGCAGCAGTGCGTCCAGCGGGGAAGCCAGCCGCTCTTTTATTACTTCGTCATCGCCCCGATGTATGAGTTCATGCCGATCCTGCTCTCCCTGCCGGCCCTTGGTTATTACGCCGGGCGATGGCTTGCAGGGGCATCATTCCCCACCCCTCTGGACGCTGCCTTTCGGGGGTTCCTGGGGTTCTGGGTGATCCTCTCGTGGGTCGCTTACACGCTGGCCGGGGAGAAGATGCCATGGCTCACGGTCCATCTTACGGTCCCCATGATCCTGCTTTCCGCGACCTTCCTGAACGACACCCTGGGGGCTCTGGATTGGGGCCGGTGGTGGCGGGGCGGCGGAGCCGTCGCCGCGTTGCTGATCCTCCCCTTTGGGGCTGCCCTCCTGGGTCTTCTGACGGCCTGGCCTCAGGCCCGCTTGGCCATGCAGGCCCCGACCCTGGAATCTCTCCGGGCAGCCAACCAGGTCATCGCAGCTCTGATCAGCATAGGAGCCGTTGTAGGGGGCTGGGTCTACCTGGGCCCGCGTCTCGGCCTTGCCGGGCTCTTTCAGTCCTTCGCCCTCGCCGTCCTGGCCGTTCTCCTCTTCGCCACCCTTCACGTGGCCTGGCGCTTCAACTTCATCAACTACGACCTGGCCCTGGAGCACGGGGTCTACGCCCACGGCGCCCCCGGTGTGAAGATCGCCATGCGCCGTATCGAGGAGATCGCCCGCGCCCTCGGGCGGGACGCGGTGACGGTGGCTTACGACAACGACAGCTCCTGGCCCTTCACCTGGTATCTGCGGGACTGGAGGCAGCGCTATTTCGGAGAGAACCCGCGGCGCGAGGACCTGGAGGCCCCGGTGATCCTGGTGGGCAGCGCCAACTGGTATAAGGTGGAGAACGCCCTCCGCAACACCCATGAATCTTATCTATACCATCTGATCTGGTGGCCGATGGAGGATTACCGGGAGCTGACCTGGGAGCGCCTCCAGCGCTGGCTTTTGGATCCGGCGCGGCGGGCGGCTCTCTGGGACATCTTCTGGAGCCGGGACTACACCCGCTACGATCAGATCACCGGGAAAACCCACACCCTTGAGGACTGGCCGCTGGCCCATGATTTCAAACTCTTCATCCGAAAGGATGTGGCGGCGAAGGCCTGGCCCCTGCGTCCTCAGCAGGCGCTCGCCGCGCCCACGCCGCCGCCGGATCCTTACGCCCCTGTGAGCCGGAGCCTGACCGCCGTTCAGATCCTTGGAGGCCCCGGAAGTGAACCCGGGCGCTTTCAGGAGCCCCACGGCATCGCCGTTGGGCCGGACGGAACCCTTTATGTGACCGATGGACGCAACCACCGGGTGCAGGTCTTCTCCCCGGACGGCCGGCTCCTGCGGACATGGGGATCCTTCTGCGCCCTTTATGAGAGTGGGGCCCCGGGGTGTATCGATCCCGACGGTCCAGGGCCGATGCCGCTGGGCGCCGGGCAGTTCAACGAGCCCTGGGGGATCGCCGTGGGGCCCGATGACACGGTCTATGTGGCGGACCTGTGGAACCATCGGGTCCAGCAGTTCACCGCCGACGGCCGCTTCCTCCGCGCATGGGGCGGCTTCGCTCGGGTGGAGGATCCGCAGGACCAGCCCGGCACCTTCTTCGGGCCCCGGGGCCTTCAGGTCCATGGCGATCGCGTCTATGTCACGGACACCGGCAACAAGCGCGTCCAGGTTTTCGACCGTGAGGGGCGCTTCCTAACGGCCTGGGGTGGGCCCGGCGTCGAGCCCGGGCGGCTGGACGAGCCGGTGGGCATCGCCGTCCTGCCGGACGGCAATCTGGTGATCGCCGACACGTGGAACCGGAGGATCCAGATCCTGACGCCGGAAGGGAAGCCCGTCCGGTCATGGGAGATCGCGGGATGGCTGGATCAGTCCCCCACTACCAAGCCCGATGTCGCGGTGGACGCCCGCGGTCGGATCTTCGTCACCGACCCCACCGGCTTCCGGGTTCTGGTCTTCGATGCCCGGGGGCAGCCCCTTCTCGCCTTCGGCCAGTATGGGGATGACGCCGCTTCGTTCCTTCTCCCTCAGGGGATCGCCGTCGGGCCTGACGGGCGGGTGTGGGTGGTGGACTCCGGAGGCCACCGGGTGATGGCCTTCCAGGTCCCGTAAAGGTGCGCCGATATCGTTCGTGAAGGAGGGCACGTGCTATAATCGGGTTCGGATCTCTTTTCCAGAGCGTGGGGGATGCCGAAGACGGCGGCGGATCTCACCCCGGAGGAACTGGAGGCGTATCGTGAGGCCTGGCGACGGCGCTGGGCGGAGGAGGAAGCCCGGCGGGCCCGGCGTCAGGAGCGGGCCTGGGCGGTGGCCCGTGCCGCCGCCCGATTATTAAAGGAACGCTTCGGCGCCCGTCGGGTGCGGGCCTTCGGCTCGCTCCCCACCCCGTGGTTCCGGGAGCGCTCCGATATCGATCTGGCGGTGGAAGGTGTTCCCCCCGAGCGTCTGGGCGAAGCGGAGGCTGCCCTGGCGGAGTTGGCCCCGGATTTCCGCGTGGATCTCGTTCCTCTGGAAGCGCTTCGGGATGCGCCCCGGCTGCTTCGCCGCATTGAAGAAGAGGGGGTGGATCTGTGAGGCCTGAGGTGCGGTTGCGGATCGGTCGAATCGAGGGGGATCTGGAGGATCTGCGGCGGGTGGTGGAACGCGCGACCCGCTTCGTGGTGGATCAGGCAGTGCCGGAGGGTCCCCACTGGCATGAGGAGCTCTTGCCTCAGGCAAGCCTGGAGATCCCCTCCCTCCGACCGGCAGTGCTCCGGCGTAGCACGCGGGATTGTCTCGATGAATACCGTCGGTTCCGCCATGTGGTTCGAAACGTCTATGCCTTTGTGTTCGATCGAGCCCGCCTGAGGGAGCTGGCGCGCGGCCTCCCGAAGTGCTTTGAAGATGTCTCCCATGACCTTCAGGCGTTTCGGGAGTTCCTGGAGCGTCTGCATCCAGAGATCTCCAGTTCAACGCAGGGGGAGGAACAATGAAGCTGCATGAGTTCCAGTCCAAACAGCTCTTCGCGCGGTATGGGATCCCGATCCCCCGGGGGAAGGTGGCGACCAGCCCGGAGGAAGCCCGGGCCATCGCCAAGGAGCTGGGGAAGCCGGTGGTTGTCAAGGCCCAGGTCCTGGTGGGCGGGCGCGGCAAGGCAGGGGGGATCCGCCTGGCCCGCACCCCCGAGGAAGCGGAACAGGTCGCCGAGCAGATCCTCAGCATGACCCTCAAAGGCCTGCCTGTGCGCCGGGTCCTCGTGGATGAGGCGGCGGAGATCCAGGCGGAGCTCTACCTGGGGCTCACCATCGACCGGGCGCGCCGGCGGGTCGTGGCCATGGCCTCCTCGGCAGGCGGTGTGGACATCGAGGAGGTCGCCCGGACCACGCCGGAGAAGATTGTTCGGGTGATCATT is drawn from Thermoflexus hugenholtzii and contains these coding sequences:
- a CDS encoding flippase activity-associated protein Agl23; translated protein: MEATIRVPARSRWRALWEDLTPAERLAWAMLLAAAVFTRLWRLGERVMSHDESLHVYYAYELFKGKGFQHTPLMHGPLKFHLDALAYLLFGADDFTGRLPVALAGIALVMLPLFMRRWLGRWGSFAASLFFLISPMVMYHSRYIRDEGLMALWAVLTVWMIFAYMETRQDRWLYGLAAIVALFYTTMEAAFIYLAIFGLLLFLAWTTAVLRDPRWSGEDRLILGGGTALLLLGGGLALWGLEQNATKIPMAFLCQPESISEWGQRWALAGGLIALAGVGILVWRLAEWGRARLQEQPTFNLMIVIGGLSLWMLSPAALIWLNPVSQLLFDRVFVPVSIFESGSFSGITGEMIRVLVLFLLFGALSTALGMAWDPGRWLILMGIFFGITLPLFTTFFTNGAGIATGYIGSLGYWMAQQCVQRGSQPLFYYFVIAPMYEFMPILLSLPALGYYAGRWLAGASFPTPLDAAFRGFLGFWVILSWVAYTLAGEKMPWLTVHLTVPMILLSATFLNDTLGALDWGRWWRGGGAVAALLILPFGAALLGLLTAWPQARLAMQAPTLESLRAANQVIAALISIGAVVGGWVYLGPRLGLAGLFQSFALAVLAVLLFATLHVAWRFNFINYDLALEHGVYAHGAPGVKIAMRRIEEIARALGRDAVTVAYDNDSSWPFTWYLRDWRQRYFGENPRREDLEAPVILVGSANWYKVENALRNTHESYLYHLIWWPMEDYRELTWERLQRWLLDPARRAALWDIFWSRDYTRYDQITGKTHTLEDWPLAHDFKLFIRKDVAAKAWPLRPQQALAAPTPPPDPYAPVSRSLTAVQILGGPGSEPGRFQEPHGIAVGPDGTLYVTDGRNHRVQVFSPDGRLLRTWGSFCALYESGAPGCIDPDGPGPMPLGAGQFNEPWGIAVGPDDTVYVADLWNHRVQQFTADGRFLRAWGGFARVEDPQDQPGTFFGPRGLQVHGDRVYVTDTGNKRVQVFDREGRFLTAWGGPGVEPGRLDEPVGIAVLPDGNLVIADTWNRRIQILTPEGKPVRSWEIAGWLDQSPTTKPDVAVDARGRIFVTDPTGFRVLVFDARGQPLLAFGQYGDDAASFLLPQGIAVGPDGRVWVVDSGGHRVMAFQVP
- a CDS encoding nucleotidyltransferase family protein produces the protein MPKTAADLTPEELEAYREAWRRRWAEEEARRARRQERAWAVARAAARLLKERFGARRVRAFGSLPTPWFRERSDIDLAVEGVPPERLGEAEAALAELAPDFRVDLVPLEALRDAPRLLRRIEEEGVDL